The following coding sequences are from one Solea solea chromosome 4, fSolSol10.1, whole genome shotgun sequence window:
- the LOC131458907 gene encoding RING finger protein 145-like isoform X2: protein MNRFTTALIGQLVVCTLCSCVMQTKRIWLFSAHLLPLVARLCLVPLETIVFINKFSMIFTGLEVIYFLASNLLVPYNLAKTAYRELAQVVEVYGLLALGMSLWNQLVLPVLFMCFWLLLFALQIYSYFSTRDQPTSRERLLFLFLTSIAECCSTPYSLLGLVFTVSFIALGVLTLCKFYLQGYRAFMNDNTMHRGMTEGITLLILAVQTGLIELQVIHRAFLLSIILFIVVASILQSMLEIADPIVLALGASRDKSLWKHFRAVSLCLFLLIFPAYMAYMICQFFHMDFWLLIIISSSILTSLQVLGTLLIYILFMVEEFRKAPVENMDEVIYCVNGTYRLLEFLVAVCVVCYGVSETVFGEWSVMGSTIILVHSYYNVWLRAQLGWQSFLLRRDAVNKIKSLPTASNTQLEQYNDICAICYQDMSTAVITPCSHFFHAGCLKKWLYVQETCPLCHSQLKSQSPTTGGVPNQDAPAANHNPAVQEHATAKKQEEGVLQDDGKEEEEEEEGKVEQEREEGPDMSAGETSSSSCGVPPAPEHSVETLSSPSSPLTTDPLQDQSPPDHPSMSSSSSSDTMDTSPSPPSPPDASTPCISQHLSSERQAEAEMTRADPEPSPVSTPDSRDSSSQPDPPSHAPDKTSSPSSSSL from the exons ATGAACAGATTCACCACTGCCCTCATAG GTCAGCTGGTGGTGTGTACACTGTGTTCCTGTGTGATGCAGACCAAGAGGATTTGGCTTTTCTCTGCTCATCTTCTCCCTTTGGTGGCCAGACTGTGTCTGGTGCCACTGGAGACCATCGTCTTCATCAATAAGTTCTCCATGATATTCACCGGCCTGGAGGTCATTTACTTCCTGGCCTCCAACTTACTAGTACCATATAACCTGGCAAAGACGGCCTACAGGGAGCTGGCTCAG GTGGTGGAGGTGTATGGGCTGCTAGCTTTGGGTATGTCCCTCTGGAACCAGCTGGTCCTTCCAGTTCTTTTCATGTGCTTCTGGCTGCTGCTGTTCGCTCTGCAGATCTACTCCTACTTTAGCACCAGAGACCAGCCTACCTCAAGGGAGAGgctccttttcctctttcttacCAG tATTGCAGAATGTTGTAGTACACCGTACTCCCTGCTGGGTCTCGTCTTCACCGTCTCCTTCATCGCTCTGGGTGTTCTCACGCTCTGCAAGTTTTACCTGCAAGGCTACAGAGCCTTTATGAACGACAACACCATGCACAG GGGGATGACGGAAGGCATCACACTGCTAATCCTCGCTGTCCAGACCGGCCTCATTGAGCTCCAGGTCATCCACCGagccttcctcctctccatcatcctcttcatcgTCGTTGCTTCGATCCTGCAGTCCATGCTGGAGATAGCAGATCCCATAGTCCTGGCTCTGGGAGCATCAAGAGACAA GAGTTTGTGGAAGCACTTCCgagctgtgtctctctgtctgttcctGCTGATCTTTCCGGCCTACATGGCCTATATGATCTGTCAGTTCTTCCACATGGACTTCTGGCTTCTCATCATCATTTCTTCGTCCATCCTCACCTCACTGCAG gtTCTTGGTACGCTCCTGATTTATATTCTCTTCATGGTCGAAGAGTTTCGTAAGGCTCCTGTAGAGAACATGGATGAAGTTATCTATTGTGTCAATGGGACCTATCGATTGCTGGAATTTCTA GTTGCGGTGTGTGTGGTGTGCTACGGCGTATCGGAGACCGTGTTTGGGGAGTGGAGTGTGATGGGAAGCACCATCATCCTGGTCCACTCTTATTATAACGTGTGGCTCAGAGCCCAGCTGGGCTGGCAGAGCTTCCTGCTCAGGAGAGACGCTGTAAACAAGATCAAAAGCCTCCCCACAGCAAGCAACACACAGCTGGAGCAGTACAACGACATCTGTGCCATCTGCTATCAG GACATGAGCACAGCGGTGATCACTCCGTGCAGTCATTTTTTCCACGCTGGCTGTCTGAAGAAATGGCTTTATGTGCAGGAGACATGTCCTCTTTGCCACTCGCAACTCAAAAGCCAATCACCAACCACTGGCGGCGTCCCCAACCAAGATGCCCCCGCAGCCAATCACAATCCTGCAGTGCAGGAACACGCCACAGCCAAGAAGCAGGAAGAAGGTGTTCTTCAAGATGatgggaaggaggaggaggaggaggaggagggaaaggtAGAGCAGGAGCGAGAAGAAGGACCTGACATGTCAGCTGGAGaaacttcttcttcctcctgtggTGTTCCTCCTGCTCCTGAGCACAGTGTCGAGACTCTTTCATCACCTTCATCCCCACTCACGACTGATCCTCTGCAGGACCAGTCACCCCCAGATCACCCCTCtatgtcttcctcctcctcgtctgaCACGATGGACACATCCccctctcctccgtctcccCCTGACGCCTCCACCCCTTGCATCTCTCAGCACTTGTCCTCAGAGCGACAGGCCGAGGCAGAGATGACCCGTGCTGACCCGGAACCGTCCCCAGTGTCGACACCAGACAGCAGGGATTCATCATCACAGCCTGACCCACCCTCTCACGCGCCTGACAAAACGTCTTCTCCTTCGAGCAGCAGTCTCTGA
- the LOC131458907 gene encoding RING finger protein 145-like isoform X1 produces the protein MAVKDRVEAVLNVGLRVPSIMLLDVLYRWDVSSFFQKIQRSSLSNNPLFQYKYLALYLHYVGYILSLVLLTLPRQHLVKLYLYVLTALLLFAGHQVSRDYVRSELESGYEGPVYLEPLSMNRFTTALIGQLVVCTLCSCVMQTKRIWLFSAHLLPLVARLCLVPLETIVFINKFSMIFTGLEVIYFLASNLLVPYNLAKTAYRELAQVVEVYGLLALGMSLWNQLVLPVLFMCFWLLLFALQIYSYFSTRDQPTSRERLLFLFLTSIAECCSTPYSLLGLVFTVSFIALGVLTLCKFYLQGYRAFMNDNTMHRGMTEGITLLILAVQTGLIELQVIHRAFLLSIILFIVVASILQSMLEIADPIVLALGASRDKSLWKHFRAVSLCLFLLIFPAYMAYMICQFFHMDFWLLIIISSSILTSLQVLGTLLIYILFMVEEFRKAPVENMDEVIYCVNGTYRLLEFLVAVCVVCYGVSETVFGEWSVMGSTIILVHSYYNVWLRAQLGWQSFLLRRDAVNKIKSLPTASNTQLEQYNDICAICYQDMSTAVITPCSHFFHAGCLKKWLYVQETCPLCHSQLKSQSPTTGGVPNQDAPAANHNPAVQEHATAKKQEEGVLQDDGKEEEEEEEGKVEQEREEGPDMSAGETSSSSCGVPPAPEHSVETLSSPSSPLTTDPLQDQSPPDHPSMSSSSSSDTMDTSPSPPSPPDASTPCISQHLSSERQAEAEMTRADPEPSPVSTPDSRDSSSQPDPPSHAPDKTSSPSSSSL, from the exons ATGGCAGTGAAGGACCGAGTTGAAGCGGTGCTCAATGTGGGTCTGCGTGTCCCCAGCATCatgctgctggatgtcctctaCCGCTGGGATGTCAGCTCCTTCTTCCAGAAGATCCAGCGCTCTAGCCTCTCCAACAATCCGCTGTTCCAATACAAATACCTAGCACTATACCTGCACTATGTAG GTTACATCCTGAGCTTGGTGCTCCTGACTCTGCCTCGTCAGCACCTGGTTAAACTCTACCTGTATGTCCTCACGGccctgctgctgtttgctggTCACCAAGTCtcaag GGATTATGTCCGCAGTGAACTGGAGTCGGGCTATGAAGGACCGGTGTACCTGGAACCTCTCTCCATGAACAGATTCACCACTGCCCTCATAG GTCAGCTGGTGGTGTGTACACTGTGTTCCTGTGTGATGCAGACCAAGAGGATTTGGCTTTTCTCTGCTCATCTTCTCCCTTTGGTGGCCAGACTGTGTCTGGTGCCACTGGAGACCATCGTCTTCATCAATAAGTTCTCCATGATATTCACCGGCCTGGAGGTCATTTACTTCCTGGCCTCCAACTTACTAGTACCATATAACCTGGCAAAGACGGCCTACAGGGAGCTGGCTCAG GTGGTGGAGGTGTATGGGCTGCTAGCTTTGGGTATGTCCCTCTGGAACCAGCTGGTCCTTCCAGTTCTTTTCATGTGCTTCTGGCTGCTGCTGTTCGCTCTGCAGATCTACTCCTACTTTAGCACCAGAGACCAGCCTACCTCAAGGGAGAGgctccttttcctctttcttacCAG tATTGCAGAATGTTGTAGTACACCGTACTCCCTGCTGGGTCTCGTCTTCACCGTCTCCTTCATCGCTCTGGGTGTTCTCACGCTCTGCAAGTTTTACCTGCAAGGCTACAGAGCCTTTATGAACGACAACACCATGCACAG GGGGATGACGGAAGGCATCACACTGCTAATCCTCGCTGTCCAGACCGGCCTCATTGAGCTCCAGGTCATCCACCGagccttcctcctctccatcatcctcttcatcgTCGTTGCTTCGATCCTGCAGTCCATGCTGGAGATAGCAGATCCCATAGTCCTGGCTCTGGGAGCATCAAGAGACAA GAGTTTGTGGAAGCACTTCCgagctgtgtctctctgtctgttcctGCTGATCTTTCCGGCCTACATGGCCTATATGATCTGTCAGTTCTTCCACATGGACTTCTGGCTTCTCATCATCATTTCTTCGTCCATCCTCACCTCACTGCAG gtTCTTGGTACGCTCCTGATTTATATTCTCTTCATGGTCGAAGAGTTTCGTAAGGCTCCTGTAGAGAACATGGATGAAGTTATCTATTGTGTCAATGGGACCTATCGATTGCTGGAATTTCTA GTTGCGGTGTGTGTGGTGTGCTACGGCGTATCGGAGACCGTGTTTGGGGAGTGGAGTGTGATGGGAAGCACCATCATCCTGGTCCACTCTTATTATAACGTGTGGCTCAGAGCCCAGCTGGGCTGGCAGAGCTTCCTGCTCAGGAGAGACGCTGTAAACAAGATCAAAAGCCTCCCCACAGCAAGCAACACACAGCTGGAGCAGTACAACGACATCTGTGCCATCTGCTATCAG GACATGAGCACAGCGGTGATCACTCCGTGCAGTCATTTTTTCCACGCTGGCTGTCTGAAGAAATGGCTTTATGTGCAGGAGACATGTCCTCTTTGCCACTCGCAACTCAAAAGCCAATCACCAACCACTGGCGGCGTCCCCAACCAAGATGCCCCCGCAGCCAATCACAATCCTGCAGTGCAGGAACACGCCACAGCCAAGAAGCAGGAAGAAGGTGTTCTTCAAGATGatgggaaggaggaggaggaggaggaggagggaaaggtAGAGCAGGAGCGAGAAGAAGGACCTGACATGTCAGCTGGAGaaacttcttcttcctcctgtggTGTTCCTCCTGCTCCTGAGCACAGTGTCGAGACTCTTTCATCACCTTCATCCCCACTCACGACTGATCCTCTGCAGGACCAGTCACCCCCAGATCACCCCTCtatgtcttcctcctcctcgtctgaCACGATGGACACATCCccctctcctccgtctcccCCTGACGCCTCCACCCCTTGCATCTCTCAGCACTTGTCCTCAGAGCGACAGGCCGAGGCAGAGATGACCCGTGCTGACCCGGAACCGTCCCCAGTGTCGACACCAGACAGCAGGGATTCATCATCACAGCCTGACCCACCCTCTCACGCGCCTGACAAAACGTCTTCTCCTTCGAGCAGCAGTCTCTGA